Genomic window (Haladaptatus caseinilyticus):
GCCACGCCGGGGGAGAGCAGGGGAACGGTTATACGTCCTGTACGTGTCGCTGTTGGTGAATGATGGACGAGATCGACGACGTGGGCTTCGTTGCGATGAGCGTCCTTCCGGTGCTCGCGGTCATGGGACTCGCCAGTTTCGATATCGTACTCGGGGTGTTCCTGTTCGTTGGCGTCGTTACCGGAATCGTCCGCTATCGTCAGGGGCAGAAGTGGCTAGCGTTCGGGTGTGTGCTTTTGTCAGCTTCGGTCTCCTCGCTTCCGTTCATCAGCAGCAGGCCGCTCGTCATCGTCGTCTTTTTTGGCGGCGTTGTCGTCTCGCTGGTCATTCTCGTTTTCGGTCAGTTGGGCCTCATCGAACGACTTTCCCTTCCGTCGCTTCACGGTCGGCGTCGCTGAAGGGAACGAACCCACCGGTAGCACGAACTCACGAGTGCTATTGAGTTCTCCCCAGAACGACTGATATTTTGCTCGAAAAACATTTTATCTTCGTGACGGACTCTCAAGTAGCGGAGCCACCGCGACCGAAAGCATGAGTGCAAACGACACGGCCGTGACTGTCCTGTTCACCGTCGATTCGCTTCGTTCCGACGCCCTTCCAACGGATGGCGTCGTTTCTGCGCTGGGTGAACGAGGGACCGTCTTCGAACACGCGTTCGCTCAGGGGAACTGGACGCCGTTTTCGTTCCCGTCGATTCTCGGTGCCGAACAGGTGTTCAACGATTCGGGGGATATCGGTGTCGCCGATGCGCCGACGCTAGCCGAGACGCTGTCCGATGCCGGAGTATCGACCGCGGGATTCAACGGTGCGAACGGCTTCCTGACCGAACACTGGGGATACGACCGCGGATTCGATGACTTCGAATCGTTCACCTCCGGAACGGGGGACAGCCTCTACAGCAAGTATCTCACGGCCCATCCGACCGTTCAAGCGTGGCTCCAAGTCGCTGCCTCACCGATTCGGCGACTGTTCGGAAAAAGGGGTGGGGCGCGAAACGTTTCTCGAATGCTCGACGTGGAGCACCGAGCTATCGACTTCGTCGAAGAGGCTGAACCGCCGTTCTTCCTCTGGGTCCATTACATGGACGTTCATACGCCGTACGTCCCTGCCCCGAAGTTTGTCCGCGACGAGACTGGCACGAAGGTCGGCTCGCTCAAAATGCTTCGAGCACATGCGAGGGCAGGGTTGGGTCGTGAAGTGAGTGACGATTCCCTCGCCGATCTCGAATCGCTCTATCGGGCCGCAAGCAGGCAGGTAGACGCCAGCGTTGGTCGGGTGCTATCGGCACTCGACCGACGAGGAGTACGCGACGACGCTTGCATCGTTCTTACAGGTGACCACGGCGAGGAGTTCATGGAACACGGCCATCTCGCCCATTATCCGAAACTCTACGAGGAATTAGTTCACGTGCCACTCATCGTCCGAACCCCGGACGACGGGCCGAAATCCAAGCGTGGAAACGAGGATACAGTCGAGTGTGCGGTCGGTCTCGACTCGATTCCGGCCACCATCTGTGACACGATGGGCGTCGAACACGACTTTTCGAGCGGCAGTTTGCTCGGCGACGCCTCTG
Coding sequences:
- a CDS encoding sulfatase — its product is MSANDTAVTVLFTVDSLRSDALPTDGVVSALGERGTVFEHAFAQGNWTPFSFPSILGAEQVFNDSGDIGVADAPTLAETLSDAGVSTAGFNGANGFLTEHWGYDRGFDDFESFTSGTGDSLYSKYLTAHPTVQAWLQVAASPIRRLFGKRGGARNVSRMLDVEHRAIDFVEEAEPPFFLWVHYMDVHTPYVPAPKFVRDETGTKVGSLKMLRAHARAGLGREVSDDSLADLESLYRAASRQVDASVGRVLSALDRRGVRDDACIVLTGDHGEEFMEHGHLAHYPKLYEELVHVPLIVRTPDDGPKSKRGNEDTVECAVGLDSIPATICDTMGVEHDFSSGSLLGDASDRVPVTSVAVRGTHVTQQPIPRRLKDGELLVSARTADWSYIYHTESGNRELYDRRRDPTEQENSWDEHEGSEFAGRLHDAVENRIDDIETDGRSESVELPSDVTNRLEALGYQ